A window of Psychrilyobacter piezotolerans contains these coding sequences:
- a CDS encoding chromate transporter: MAYFITLLKLFTMYFKIGLFNFGGGLASIPLLQNELEKNGFMGYDEFFNVLSISQMTPGAIAMNTATFVGNKAAGIGGAVVATFALALPSIIVILILAKVLQRLEKNIYKRAIFFVLKSLTTALILYAGYMIARATWILQNKVEIKTIIISILMFGIAYKKKINPVILIISSGVLGYLGLYIL; encoded by the coding sequence ATGGCTTATTTTATAACTCTCCTGAAATTATTTACCATGTATTTTAAAATAGGGCTCTTTAATTTTGGAGGAGGACTGGCTTCTATCCCCCTTTTGCAGAATGAATTAGAAAAAAACGGGTTTATGGGATATGATGAGTTTTTTAATGTATTATCTATATCCCAAATGACCCCCGGTGCCATCGCTATGAATACGGCAACATTCGTAGGAAATAAAGCGGCAGGAATAGGAGGAGCTGTCGTAGCAACATTTGCACTTGCACTCCCGTCTATCATTGTTATTCTGATCTTAGCTAAAGTCTTGCAGCGATTGGAGAAAAATATCTATAAGAGAGCTATTTTTTTTGTTTTAAAATCTCTGACTACAGCTCTAATTTTATATGCAGGATATATGATTGCCCGGGCTACCTGGATCCTTCAAAACAAAGTAGAGATAAAAACAATTATTATATCTATCCTCATGTTTGGAATAGCCTATAAGAAAAAAATCAATCCAGTTATCCTTATCATCTCTTCGGGAGTTTTGGGATATCTTGGATTATATATATTGTAA